A part of Neoarius graeffei isolate fNeoGra1 chromosome 22, fNeoGra1.pri, whole genome shotgun sequence genomic DNA contains:
- the zdhhc18b gene encoding palmitoyltransferase ZDHHC18-B produces MKSCEYQQIDPHALSTPTPGHTAENSSRPCQEKKPRRLKRKWEVFPGKNRFYCDGRLMVARQSGVLPLTMGLILITSGLFFVFDCPFLVQHLTGCIPVIGGVLFVFVMVSLLQTSFSDPGILPRATPEEAADIEKQIDNPNGCTSSYRPPPRTKEVVINQQVVKLKYCFTCKIFRPPRTSHCSLCDNCVERFDHHCPWVGNCVGKRNYRFFYMFIVSLSFLTAFIFGCVTTHLALRSQGGNGLVFALQKSPASAVELVVCFFSVWSILGLSGFHTYLVAANLTTNEDIKGSWSGKSGDEETGNPYSYNNIFKNCCSVLCGPMSPSLIDRRGFVPLEDVAYAGPTEIRLPAAKNDINMVGCVSV; encoded by the exons ATGAAAAGCTGTGAATATCAGCAAATAGATCCTCATGCACTCTCGACACCAACACCTGGACACACAGCAGAAAATAGTTCGCGTCCTTGCCAAGAAAAGAAGCCCAGGCGGCTGAAGAGGAAATGGGAAGTGTTTCCGGGAAAGAATCGCTTTTACTGTGATGGTCGGCTCATGGTGGCACGTCAGAGTGGAGTCCTTCCTCTCACCATGGGACTCATCCTCATCACCAGCGGGTTATTCTTCGTCTTTGA TTGTCCTTTCCTCGTCCAACATCTGACTGGCTGCATCCCAGTGATCGGAGGAGTCCTTTTTGTGTTTgtaatggtctctcttcttcagaCCAGCTTCTCGGACCCTGGCATTCTCCCTAGGGCAACACCTGAGGAGGCAGCGGACATCGAGAAACAGATTG ataacCCAAACGGTTGTACCTCATCCTATCGCCCCCCTCCTCGCACCAAGGAGGTCGTTATCAACCAGCAAGtcgttaagttaaagtactgcttCACCTGCAAGATCTTCCGGCCCCCGCGAACTTCCCACTGTAGCTTATGTGACAACTGTGTTG AGCGGTTTGACCACCATTGCCCCTGGGTAGGAAATTGCGTGGGAAAGCGCAATTACCGTTTCTTCTACATGTTCATCGTCTCGCTGTCCTTTCTCACCGCCTTCATCTTCGGCTGTGTGACCACACACCTGGCTCTGA GGTCACAAGGAGGAAACGGGTTGGTTTTTGCACTCCAGAAGAGTCCTGCCAG TGCTGTAGAGCTAGTGGTTTGCTTCTTTTCAGTTTGGTCTATTTTAGGCCTCTCGGGTTTCCATACGTACCTGGTTGCTGCTAATCTCACCACAAACGAGGAT ATTAAAGGTTCCTGGTCAGGGAAGAGTGGGGACGAGGAAACCGGAAATCCTTACAGTTATAACAACATTTTTAAAAACTGCTGCTCCGTGCTCTGTGGGCCTATGTCTCCCAG TTTGATAGATAGAAGAGGCTTTGTGCCGTTGGAGGATGTCGCCTACGCTGGTCCCACAGAGATCAGGTTGCCTGCTGCAAAAAATGACATCAACATGGTAGGATGTGTGTCTGTATGA